Proteins encoded by one window of Scatophagus argus isolate fScaArg1 chromosome 4, fScaArg1.pri, whole genome shotgun sequence:
- the LOC124057507 gene encoding derlin-2-like isoform X1 has translation MVDSEAAAVAAMMAHSFTQEYFQIPVVTRAYTTACVLTTAAVQLEVITPFQLYFNPELIIKRYQIWRLISSFLFFGSLGFSFMFNIIFLYRYCRMLEEGSFQGRTADFVFMFLFGGSVITQLLGVFANVFFLGQAFIIMLVYVWSRRHPLIRMNFFGLLSFQAPFLPWVLMGFSLLLGNSIVVDLLGISVGHMYYFLEDVFPNQPGGKKLLMTPGLLRTMFDRPENPDYRSLYEEQRVGELQQDD, from the exons ATGGTTGAcagtgaggcagcagcagtggcagcaatGATGGCTCACAGCTTCACTCAGGAGTATTTCCAGATTCCCGTGGTGACTCGAGCGTACACAACTGCCTGCGTcctcaccactgctgctgtg caactTGAGGTTATCACCCCCTTTCAGCTCTACTTTAATCCAGAACTGATCATCAAAAGATACCAG atATGGCGCCTGatctccagcttcctcttcttTGGTTCTCTGGGATTCAGTTTTATGTTCAACATCATCTTTCT TTACCGATACTGCCGGATGCTGGAAGAAGGCTCTTTCCAGGGAAGGAcagcagattttgttttcatgttccTGTTTGGAGGAAGCGTGATAACT CAGCTGTTGGGTGTGTTTGCCAATGTCTTCTTCCTGGGTCAAGCCTTCATCATTATGCTGGTGTATGTGTGGAGTAGAAGACATCCCCTCATACGAATGAACTTCTTTGGCCTCCTGAGCTTTCAGGCCCCATTTCTCCCCTGGGTGCTCATGGGATTTTCGCTGCTGCTCGGAAACTCCATTGTGGTCGACCTCCTGg GTATCAGTGTTGGTCACATGTACTACTTCCTGGAAGATGTGTTTCCAAACCAGCCAGGGGGAAAGAAGCTGCTGATGACACCAGGGCTTTT GAGGACCATGTTTGACAGGCCGGAGAACCCAGACTACCGCTCCCTCTATGAAGAGCAGCGGGTTGGAGAACTGCAGCAGGACGACTAA
- the LOC124057507 gene encoding derlin-2-like isoform X2 — MVDSEAAAVAAMMAHSFTQEYFQIPVVTRAYTTACVLTTAAVQLEVITPFQLYFNPELIIKRYQIWRLISSFLFFGSLGFSFMFNIIFLYRYCRMLEEGSFQGRTADFVFMFLFGGSVITLLGVFANVFFLGQAFIIMLVYVWSRRHPLIRMNFFGLLSFQAPFLPWVLMGFSLLLGNSIVVDLLGISVGHMYYFLEDVFPNQPGGKKLLMTPGLLRTMFDRPENPDYRSLYEEQRVGELQQDD, encoded by the exons ATGGTTGAcagtgaggcagcagcagtggcagcaatGATGGCTCACAGCTTCACTCAGGAGTATTTCCAGATTCCCGTGGTGACTCGAGCGTACACAACTGCCTGCGTcctcaccactgctgctgtg caactTGAGGTTATCACCCCCTTTCAGCTCTACTTTAATCCAGAACTGATCATCAAAAGATACCAG atATGGCGCCTGatctccagcttcctcttcttTGGTTCTCTGGGATTCAGTTTTATGTTCAACATCATCTTTCT TTACCGATACTGCCGGATGCTGGAAGAAGGCTCTTTCCAGGGAAGGAcagcagattttgttttcatgttccTGTTTGGAGGAAGCGTGATAACT CTGTTGGGTGTGTTTGCCAATGTCTTCTTCCTGGGTCAAGCCTTCATCATTATGCTGGTGTATGTGTGGAGTAGAAGACATCCCCTCATACGAATGAACTTCTTTGGCCTCCTGAGCTTTCAGGCCCCATTTCTCCCCTGGGTGCTCATGGGATTTTCGCTGCTGCTCGGAAACTCCATTGTGGTCGACCTCCTGg GTATCAGTGTTGGTCACATGTACTACTTCCTGGAAGATGTGTTTCCAAACCAGCCAGGGGGAAAGAAGCTGCTGATGACACCAGGGCTTTT GAGGACCATGTTTGACAGGCCGGAGAACCCAGACTACCGCTCCCTCTATGAAGAGCAGCGGGTTGGAGAACTGCAGCAGGACGACTAA